In Phacochoerus africanus isolate WHEZ1 chromosome 1, ROS_Pafr_v1, whole genome shotgun sequence, the following are encoded in one genomic region:
- the LOC125111406 gene encoding LOW QUALITY PROTEIN: keratin-associated protein 27-1 (The sequence of the model RefSeq protein was modified relative to this genomic sequence to represent the inferred CDS: deleted 1 base in 1 codon) gives MELVPWNFRQAESELGQEIILNSSVPGHFSLTRTPYSGHLHLKIPKEEDMKVTADPACWVLGTNSIKHFHNMTQSPSHSLKSFYNVPTLSAIVHESNALNFEDGFFLPSSFHGRTWLLDNFQEICTENTSCKVPRGEQELGTGDSCVQSAYLRRVVQETCPDFKPCEKTAGQSGSPLAALECVSQPCQSGSSQQMGFAVQTCQPLSNMAKCCPPKTYVSKGCQTLECDSRQCQSRSSESHSCSPLGYVTPEPELLGSSSNTYEPICCVTGGLQLPSK, from the exons ATGGAGTTAGTTCCTTGGAATTTTCGGCAAGCGGAATCAGAGCTTGGGCAGGAAATTATCCTAAACTCTTCTGTGCCTGGTCATTTCAGCCTTACCAGGACACCTTACTCTGG ACATCTACATTTGAAGATACCTAAGGAAGAAGACATGAAAGTGACTGCAG ACCCAGCATGTTGGGTCCTTGGGACCAAC TCAATCAAGCATTTTCACAATATGACCCAGAGCCCCAGCCACTCACTCAAGAGCTTCTACAATGTCCCAACACTCTCTGCCATCGTGCATGAATCGAATGCTTTAAACTttgaagatggattttttttaccCAGCAGCTTCCATGGCAGGACCTGGCTTCTGGACAACTTTCAAGAAATCTGCACTGAAAACACCAGCTGCAAAGTACCCAGGGGTGAACAGGAACTAGGCACAGGGGATAGCTGTGTGCAAAGTGCCTATCTTCGCAGAGTTGTCCAAGAGACTTGTCCTGATTTCAAGCCCTGTGAAAAAACAGCAGGTCAATCAGGAAGTCCCTTGGCAGCACTGGAGTGTGTTTCTCAGCCTTGTCAGTCAGGAAGTAGCCAGCAAATGGGTTTTGCAGTCCAGACCTGCCAACCTTTGAGCAACATGGCAAAGTGTTGCCCACCTAAGACTTATGTGTCTAAGGGTTGTCAAACTCTGGAATGTGACTCTAGGCAATGCCAGTCTCGAAGCTCTGAATCCCATTCCTGTAGCCCTCTGGGCTATGTCACACCAGAGCCGGAGCTCCTGGGATCTTCTTCTAACACTTATGAGCCAATCTGCTGTGTTACTGGTGGTTTGCAATTGCCTAGTAAGTGA